DNA sequence from the Amycolatopsis sp. Hca4 genome:
CACCGCGCAGATGGTCGCGGGCAAGATCGACATCGGCTCGATGGGCGACTACCCGTTGCTCATCAACGGTTCCCGGACGCAGGAGTTCGGCGACGGCCGGACCAAGCTCGTCGCCGCCACCGGCTACAACCTGCTGGGCGCGCTGAACATGGTCGTCGTGCCGCCGAAGTCGCCCGCGCACACCCTGGCCGACCTGCGCGGCAAGAAGATCTCCGCCAGCATCGGCTCGGCCGGGCACGGCACCACCGTGCACGCGCTGCAGAACGTCGGAATCGGCCCCGACGACGTCCACGTCCAGAACCAGGCGCCCGCGGTCGGCGCGTCCGGGCTGCAGTCCGGCGCGGTCGACGCGCTCGGGCAGTTCGTCGCGTGGCCGGGTCAGCTGGTGTTCGCGAACCAGGCGCGGCTGCTCTACGACGGCTCGGCGCTGAACCTGCCGACCTGGCACGGCGTGGTCGTCCGGGAGTCCTATGCGGACACCCACCACGACGTCGTCACGGAGTTCCTGCGCGCGCAACGCGACGCGACGGACTACCTGCACCGGCACCCGATGGACGCGGCGCTGAAGGTCGCCGCCGCCACCAAGCTGCCACCCGAGGTCGTCTACCTCTACAACGGCGCCGGCGGCATGGTGACCTTCGACCTGCCGTTGAAACGGCCGCTGATCAGTGCGCTGGAGACGGACGCGCCGTTCCTGCGCTCGATCGGCAACATCAAGCGGCTCGACCTCGGCGCGTTCGTCGACGACCGGTACCTGCGGGAGATCTACGGCCCGGCCTACGGCACCGCAGTGTCCTCTTCGGACAACCCGGCCCCGGTGACGGGCTTCGACACGACGTGCTCGCGGCCGGTCACCGATCCGCGCACCGCGGGCGAGCTGTGGCTGGCCGGCGAGACCGCGACGCACCCCGCCGCCACGCCGTCGTGCCTGCTCAAGGCCGTGGCCCACGCCGGGAAGCCGGTCCGCGCGGCCTACGTCCCGGACGCGGCCACGGGCACCCGCTGGTTCGCCGACAAGGCGGTCTGGGTGCGCGACGCGGGCGGCGCGCTGCTGCCCTTCACCACCGAAGACGGCGCCCGCGCCCACCTCGCCGGGCACCCCGGCTCGATCGTCGGCTACGCGCAAGCCGTGGAGGAGTCCCGATGACCCAGACCCTCGACCGCCAACCGGCCGTCACGGAAGCCCCGCCCGCACCACCGAGACGCCGGTTCGGGCGGCTCGCCGTCCGCGCGGGCAGCATCGTCGCCGCGCTGGTCGTGTGGGAGCTGCTGACCGCGTTCGACGTCGACCTGTGGCTGCACTTCGACCGCCTGCCCACGCCGGTCGAGGTTGCCCGCGACCTCGGCTACCAGCTCGGCACCGCCGTCTACTACCAGGACCTGCTCGACTCCCTGCGCCGGATCGTCACCGGTTTCGCGCTGGCCGCGGTGCTCGGGATCGCGCTCGGCACGGCGATCGCGCGTTCCCGCGGTACGTCCGACGTCGTCCAGCCGCTGCTGGAGGTCGTGCGGCCGATCCCGGCGATCGCGGTGGTGCCGATCGCGATCCTGCTGTTCCCCACCAACGAGCAGGGCATCGTGTTCATCACCTTCCTCGCGGCGTTCTTCCCGGTCGTGGTCAGCACCCGGCACGCGGTGCGCGCGCTGCCGGTGGTCTGGGAGGACGCGATCCGCACGATGGGCGGCTCGCGGCGGCGGGTGCTGTGGAACGTCGTGCTGCCGGGCGCGCTGCCCGGCGTGTTCGGCGGCTTGTCCGTCGGCATGGGCGTTTCGTGGATCTGCGTGATCTCGGCGGAGATGATCTCCGGCGAGTTCGGCGTCGGCTACCGGACCTGGCAGGCCTACACCGTCGTCGACTACCCCGGCGTGATCGTCGGGATGCTCACCATCGGCCTGCTCGGCTGGGTCACCTCGGCCGCCGTCGAACTGCTCGGCCGCCGCGCCACCCGCTGGCTGCCCCGAGGGGAGAACGCATGAGCCTCCGCATCGAGAACCTGACCGTCCACTACGGACAGCGGGCGGTGCTGTCCGGCATCGACCTCGCCGTCGCCGACGCGGAAATCCTGGCCGTGACCGGGCCTTCGGGCTGCGGCAAGTCGACGCTCCTGCGCACGCTCGCGGGCTTGCTCCCGGCGTCGTCCGGGCGCGTGCTCAGCGCGGGTACGCCGGTGACCGGCACGTCGGCCGAGCGCGCGCTGGTGTTCCAGGACGACGGGCTGCTGCCCTGGCGCTCGGTGCGCCGCAACGTCGAGCTGCCGCTGTCCATCCGGCGCGTCCCGCGGGCCCGGCGGCGCGTCGAGGCCGAGTCGTGGCTGGACCAGGTCGGGCTGGCCGGGTACGAGGACCACCTGCCGCGGGAGCTCTCGGGCGGCATGCGGCAGCGCGTCCAGCTCGCCCGCACCCTCGCCGGGTCGCCGCGGGTGATCCTGGCCGACGAGCCGTTCGGCGCGCTGGACGCCCAGACGCGCACGGCCATGCAGCGGCTGCTGGTGGAGGTCTGGCGCAAGCGGCCGACGACGGTGGTGTTCGTGACCCACGACGTCGACGAGGCCCTGTTCCTCGCCGACCGCGTCGCGGTGCTGACCCGCGACGGGCGGCTGGCGAAGGTCGTCGGGTCGTCGCGGCCGCGGACGGCCGAGCCCGCCGTGGCCGCCGAGCGCGCCGAGGTGCTGGACGGGCTGGTGGCCGCATGACGTTCGAAGCTCCGCCGGTGTCGGTTCGGACGCACTTCGAGACCGACGTCCTGGTCATCGGCGGCGGGACGGCCGGGACCATGGCCGCGCTGACCGCCGCCGAGAACGGCGCGGACGTGCTGCTGCTGGAGAAGGCGCACGTCCGGCACTCGGGCGCGCTCGCCATGGGCATGGACGGCGTCAACAACGCGGTGATCCCGGGCAAGGCCACACCGGAGGACTACGTCGCCGAGATCACCCGGGCCAACGACGGCGTGGTCAACCAGTCCACTGTGTACCAGACCGCGCGGCGCGGGTTCGCCATGGTGCAGCGGCTGGAGAAGTACGGCGTCAAGTTCGAAAAGGACGAATACGGCGAGTACGCCGTACGTCGAGTGCACCGCTCCGGCAGCTACGTGCTGCCGATGCCGGAGGGCAAGGACATCAAGAAGGTGCTCTACCGCGTGCTGCGGGCGAAGCACATGCGCGAGCGCATCACGATCGAGAACCGCGTGATGCCGGTGCGGGTGCTGACCTCCGGCGGGCGGGCCGTCGGCGCGGCCGGGTTCAACACGCGGACCGGCGAGTTCGTCACGGTGTCGGCGTCGGCGGTGATCCTGGCGACCGGATCTTGTGGACGGTTGGGCCTGCCGTCGAGCGGTTATCTCTACGGCACCTACGAGAACCCGACCAACGCCGGCGACGGCTACGCGATGGCCTACCACGCCGGCGCCGAGCTGTCCGGGATCGAGTGCTTCCAGATCAACCCGCTGATCAAGGACTACAACGGCCCGGCCTGCGCCTACGTCGCGAACCCGTTCGGCGGCTACCAGGTCAACGCGGCCGGCGATCGCTTCGTCGACTGCGACTACTGGTCAGGGCAGATGATGGCCGAGGTCGCGCGCGAGATCTCCTCGGCGCGCGGGCCGATCTACCTCAAGCTGACGCACCTGCCGGAGGAGACGCTCGGCGCGCTGGAGAACATCCTGCACACGACCGAGCGGCCGACGCGCGGGACGTTCCACGCCACCCGCGGCCACGACTACCGCACGCACGACGTCGAGATGCACATCTCGGAGATCGGGCTGTGCGGCGGCCATTCGGCGTCCGGCGTCTGGGTGGACGAGAACGGCGCGACGACGGTCCCGGGCCTGTACGCGGCGGGCGACCTCGCCTGCGTGCCGCACAACTACATGATCGGCGCGTTCGTCTACGGCGACCTCGCGGGTGCGCACGCTTCGCGTGCTTTGCGTTCTCGTGTCCCGTTGCCCGAGGACCAGATCGCTGCGGCGCATTCGCTCGTCTACCGCCCGTTGTCCACTCCGGACGGTCCGCCGCAGCAGCAGGTGGAGTACAAGCTGCGCCGGTTCGTCAACGACTACGTGGCTCCGCCCAAGACGACGGCGAAGCTGGAGATCGCGCTGGAGACGTTCGCGCGGATGACCGGCGAGATCGGGGCCATGGGCGCGCGGACGCCGCACGAGCTGATGCGCTGCGCCGAGGTGACGTTCATCCGCGACTGCGCCGAGATGGCGGCGCGGGCGTCGCTGGTGCGAACCGAGAGCCGGTGGGGGCTCTACCACGACCGGACCGACCACCCGGGCCGCGACGACGTCTCCTGGCTCGCGCACCTGAACCTGCGCAAGACGGCGGCCGGGGAGATGGAGTTCGTCAAGCGGCCGGTGGCGCCGTACGTGGTGCCGGTGCCGGAATTCTCGGTGCCGGAGTTCGCCGTCGAAGTCCTGGGCACGCACACGGCCTTCAGCGGGCACACGCCGCCGGACGTGGCGACCGCCGCTCCGGCGCGGACGCATTCGTCGCCGCGGGTGCTCGAAGTCGTCGCGCTGGCGGAGGAACAGCCTTCGCTCGCTGTGCTGTCTTCCTACCTGGCCGATCCGGACGCCGAGGTCCGCACCACGGCGATCGCGGTGCTCACCGAGTCGGCGCCGGACGGCTTCGGGCCGGCGCTGGTGACGGCGTTGCACGACATCGACGCGCGGGTCCGCGCCGCGGCGGCGGCCGGGCTGCGGGAGCTGGTGGAGGTGCTGGCGCCGGCGCCCGCCCTCGGCACCGGTTTGCGGTCGGCCCTGTCGGTGTCCGATACGGACGTGCGCTCGGTGGCCCTGGACGTCCTGCGCGCGCTGCGTCTCGGCGACGAGCCGCTGTTCGCCTCGCTGTTGGGGGACCCCGCGGTCGTGGTCCGGCTGGAGGCGATCCGGGGCCTGGTGTCGCTGGACGCCGCTTCGGCACTGGCGTCCGCGGCGGCGGACGGGTCCCGCGAGGTCCGGGTGGCGGCGGCCACCGGCCTGGGCACGATCGGCGACCCGCGGTCGACCGGCACGGTGGCCGCCCTGGCGGCCGACAGCGATCCCCTGGTCCGCGCGGCGGCGTTGACGGCGGCGGCCGAGCTGGGCTGCGGCGGCGACCTGGCGCAGCTCGCGTTCGCGGCGCTGGCGGACCCGGCCTGGCAGGTCCGCCGGGGCGCGGCGACGGCACTGGGTGCGCTGGCCGAACCGTCGGAGCACCTGCTGGGCGCGCTGGAGGACGAGCACCCGAACGTCCGCCGCGCGGCCGTCCAGGCCCTGGGCAAGTGGGCGGCCCAGCCCGCGGTGGCGGCGCGGTTGCGGACGCGGCGCACCGACTCGGACGCCGACGTCCGCGCGTACACGCGGATGGCCCTCGGCGGTTAGGCTCCGGGTATGGGTTCGGGAGCGCACCGCCGGTCGACCGTGGCGGTGAAGGACGCGCTGCGGGAGCTGCGCAACCAGCTCGCGCTGCTGAACCACCAGGTCAGCACCAAGATCGCGCTCAAGGACGTCGACCTGGACTGCCTGGAGCTGATCGCCCGGCACGGCCCGCTCAGCCCGAGCGCACTCGCCCGCCGGGCCGGGCTGCACCCGGCGACGATGACCGGCATCCTCGACCGGCTGCAGAAGGGCGGCTGGATCGTCCGCGAGCGTGACCCCGAGGCGGCCGACCGGCGCTCGGTGGCCGTGCGGGCGGTCCGCGGCCGCACCGCGGAGCTGTTCCGGCTGTACGCGGGGATGAACACCGCGCTGGACGAGCTCTGCGCCGGCTACAGCGAGGACGAGCTGGCGCTGATCGCCGGGTTCCTGCGCCGCGCGACCTCGGCCGGCCAGACCGCCACCGGGGCGCTGGCCGGAGGCTGAGCAGCGGTTCCTGTGCTGTACTCGGCAGCATGTGGCAGTCAGGCGACGCTTACGAGGCCTACATCGGACGGTGGAGCCGCCGGATCGCGGAGACGTTCGTCCGGCAGCTCGCCGTGCCGTCGAGCCGGCGCTGGCTCGACGTCGGCTGCGGAACGGGCGCGCTGACCTCGGCGGTGCTGGCCGCGGCCGACCCGGTGGAGGTGGTCGGCGCCGACCCGTCCGAGGGCTTCCTGAAGACGGCTCGTGCGAGTGTGACCGATCCGCGGGCGACGTTCACGGTCGCCGACGCGCGCTCGCTGCCGTTCCCGGCCGACCGGTTCGACGTGGCCGTGTCGGGCCTGGTGCTCAACTTCGTCCCCGAGCCGCCCCGCGCGGCGGCGGAGATCGCGCGGGTGACCGCCCTGGCGGGCTGGCCGCGGCCTACTTCTGGGACCTCGCCGAGGGCATGGAGCTGATCCGCCGGTTCTGGGACGCGGCCGCCGAGTTCGACCCCTCGACGGTCGCCGAGCTGGACGAGGGCCGCAAGTTCACGCTGTGCCGCCCGGAGCCGCTGAGCCGGTTGTGGACGGACGCGGGCTTCACGGCGGTGTCCGTCGGCGAGATCACCGTCCCGACGGTGTTCGCGGACTTCGACGACTACTGGCAGCCGTTCCTCGGCGCGCAGGGCCCGGCGCCGACGTACCTGGCCACGCTGCCGGAGGCGCACCGCGACCGGATCCGCGAGTCGCTGCGCGGCAGCCTGCCCACGAGCCCGGACGGCTCGATCCCGCTGACGGCCCGGGCGTGGGTCGTCAGCGGGATCGCCTGAATCAGAGCCCGGCCTGGCCGAGCCAGTCCTTCGCGACGTCGGCCGCCTTCTCGCCGTCGGCGTCGACGCGCTTGTTCAGGTCGCGCATGACGTCCGTCGTCAGCTTCGCGCTCACGGCGTTGACCGCGTTGGCGAAGTCGGCACCGCGCTCGTCGAGGACCTTCTTGTTCACCGCGGGCACGACGTTCTCGGTCGGCACGATGTTCTGGTCGTCCTTGAGCACGGTGTACTTCGGGTCACCGGTCAGCGGGCTGACCGAGTCCACCGGGATGACCGTGACGGCGCCGGACTTGAGCTGCTCGACGCGCGGCCCGGCCTCCTGGATCGTCTGGAAGGTGATGTTGGTCAGCTTGTAGACGTCCGTGAAGCCCTTGAAGCAGGGAAGGCGCTTCTCGCACTCCGGCGGGCCGGCCATGACGACCTTGTCGAGCTTCTTCAGGTCGCTGATGGACGCGATGCCCTTGTCCTTGGCCAGGTCGGACTTGACGATGTAGGTGTTCTTGTCCTCGGCGGCGGCGAAGTTCAGCAGCCCGACGCCGCTGGGCTCGAACAGCTTCGCCAGCTGCTCGTGCTCCTCCTGCGCGGTCTTGCCCGCCTCCTTGCCGAAGCCGGTGGTGATCGCCGCACCCTGGTACTCCGGGATGAACTGCAGCTCACCGGACTTCAGCGACGGGTAGATCAGCTCCCGCGACCCGAGGTTCAGCTTGCGGGTCACCGGGTAGCCCTTGGCCTCCAGCGCCTGGGCGTAGATCTCGGCGAGGATCTGGCTGTCGGTGAAGTTGAAGGACGCGACGACGATCGGCGCGCCACCCTTGCTCTGCGCGGCGGGCTTGTCACCGCTGTCGCTGCCGCCACAGGCGGCCAAACCGAGCGTGGCCGCGACGGCCACCGCCACCACGGACGCGTTCCGGAACCAGCGCACGAATCCCCACTCCCTCGTCACTCGAACAGACGCAAGGACCCTAGTCCCGACCTCCGACAAGAATCCACATCGTGGGAGATTCCACCCGATATTCCCACTCCGCGGAACATTTGGCCCCGATCGGGGTAGGGTCGCCCGGTGCACGTGACCACGGTGACGCCGCTGGCCGCCGACAGCGGGCAGCCGATCTTCCAGTGGAAGTGGGTGGACCGCAACGCCGACGACATCGTCCAGCGCCTCGTCGAGCACATCTCGCTGACGGCCACCGCCCTCGGCATCGGCCTGGTGGTGTCGATCGGGCTGGCGCTGGTGTCGCTGCGCTTCCGCCGCGCGTACGGGTTCATCCTGAGCACGACGGGCGCGTTGTACGTCATCCCCAGCCTGGGCGCGTTCGCCGTGCTGCGGCCGTTCTTCGGCCTGACGTTCACCACGGCGGTGATCCCGCTCGCGACGTACACGCTGTTGATCCTGGTCCGCAACATCGTCACCGGCATCGACCAGGTGCCGTCGGAGGTCCGCGAGGCGGCGACCGGCATGGGCTTCACCCGGCAGCGGACGCTGTGGCAGGTGGAGCTGCCGCTGGCGCTGCCGGTGGTCATCGCGGGCCTGCGCGTCGCCGCGGTGACGACGATCGGCCTGGTCACGGTGACGTCGATGCTCGGCCTGGGCGGCCTCGGCTACTTCATCCGCCACGGCATCCAGAACACCACGCCCAACTCGACGGAGATCATCGTCGGCATAGTGCTGTCGGTGGCACTGGCGGTGGCCGTCGACCTGGTCCTGTGGCTCGGCGAGCGGCTGCTGACGCCCTGGACCCGGAGGGTGCGATGAGCTTCCTCGACCAGCTGAACGCGTGGCTGGCCGCCCCGAACCGCTGGAGCTGGACCGACCGCGCGGGCGTCCCGTACCGGACGCTGGAGCACCTCAGGTTTTCCCTGCTGGCCCTGCTCATCGCGGCGGCACTGACGATCCCGGCGGCCCTGTGGCTGGCCCACTACCGCCGCGGCGCGTTCCTGGCGAGCAGCGCCGTGAACATCGGCCGGGCGATCCCGAGCTTCGGGCTGATCATCCTGTTCTGGTTCCTGGCGAGCCACTGGGAGCTGGACACGACGTTCTGGCCGTTGCTCCTGGCCCTGGTCGCGCTGGCGATGCCACCGTTGTTCACGAACACGTACGCCGGCGTGGTGACGCTGGAGCAGGAGACGATCGACGCGGCCCGCGGAACGGGCTACCGCGAGTGGCAGATCATGGCGCGCCTGGAGCTCCCGTTGGCGTCCCCGGTGATCCTGGCGGGCGCACGGGTGGCGTTCCTCCAGCTGATCGCCACGGTCGCGATCGGAGCGATCGTCAACGACGGAGGCGGCCTCGGCCGCTACATCGTCGACGGCTTCGCGGTCGGAGCCCAGGGCTACGGCGAGATCTTCGCGGGCGGCCTGGCGGCGGTGGTGCTGGCGCTCGTGTGCGACGGCCTGTTCGCCCTGATCACCCGGCTGGCGACGCCCCGCGGCCTGGCGCTGCAGAACGCCCGCCGCGACTAGGTCCGGGACCGCGCGGCGGCGGTCCCGGACGTCCATCCCCAGTGCTTTCCGGCTCGGGTCAGGGCTTCTCGAAGTGCTGGTAGTCGATCGGGGTGTCCCAGGAGCCGCCCCAGGTCCAGCCGCGGCTGGTGAACGCCCGCTCGGTGACGTCCCCGGCGTGGACCATGCCGGGCAGGGTCTGCGTCCGGTCGACGTAGGGCGCGCCGTTGGGCGGGTAGACCGCGCCGCTGCCGGAGACGTAGGGGTTCTGCACGGTGTTGATGTCGATGGCCCGCCCGTAGGAGTGGTTGGACCAGGCGGTGCCCCCGGTGATCGCCCGGCAGTTGAACGCGGAGGTGTTGTTGGCCGCCATGGACGCGTCGTCGTCGGAGTCGTACTTCTCGACGGTGTCCATCCGCTCGATGGGGAACCGCCCGAAGTAGAGGTCGCCGAAGACCCGGGCCACCTCGAGCGCCCGGTCGGCGTGGACGACCAGCTCGCCCCGGTGTACGGCACCGTCGAAGCCCAGGAAGCTCAGGTTGACCAGCCGCAGCTGGTCCGGCCCGACCGGGCACCCCGGGTGCCAGCTGTTCCCCAGCCGCTCCGCGGAAACCGGCCTGATCACCGCGACGTAGACCGGAAGCCCGCTCCCGGCGGGCGCCGCGAGCTCGACGGTCTGCGGCCCGGTGGCGGCCGGCGCCTGCGTGGCCCCGGCCAGGAGCACCGACAGCACGAACGTGATGATGGCAAGAACTCTGGTTCTCGGATTCATGATCACCACACGCCCGGCCCCGCCGACCGGCTGCGCCGACGTCGGATAGCCCACAGGGACTCAACCTTCCGGCCCCCGTGAACGTGGTCCGGCCCGGCAAGCCGTCAGAACGCCCCGGTCAGGATCAGCACGCCGAGCGCGACCAGCACCACCGGCAGCACCACGTGGCCCCACCGGCCGAGCACCCGCGCGACGGCCGGCCGGGTCGCCAGGAACCGGCCCACGGCGCACCAGGCCGCCACGCCCGCCAGGAACACCACGACGTAGCCGGCCAAGCCGGCGGGCCCGCTCGCGGCGAACGCCGGGACGTACACGCCGACGTTGTCACCACCGTTCGCGAAGCACACCATGGCGATCCCGGCCACGCCGGCCACCGGCGGTGGCTCGTCGTCGTCCTGGCGCCAGGCCTGCCAAGCCGCCCGGATCCCGAGCAGGATCGGCAGCACGCCCAGCCAGCGGACGGCCCCGTCCGGAAGCAGCCCGGCACCGAGCGCACCGGCCACCGACACGGCCAAGATCCCCGCGAAGCCCAGGAACTGCCCCGCAACGACCTTGAGCGCCCCGCGACGGCCGGCTGCCTGGCCGAAGAACACCGCCAGCAGCACGAGGTCGTCGACGTTCGTCACGGCGAACATCGCGGCCGCGCGGCCCAGCAGTCCGGCGTCCACACCCACCTCCACGGGAAACCGCCAGCGCTCGGCAGCACGGACATTCTGCCCATGCCCACCATCGTGCGCCGCGGCCACGCCGGTCCGGCGGACCCGCTCGGCGGCGAGTCCAGTCCACGTCGGGGCTCTCGCGTGGCAGCAGTTCCAGCACGCCGGCCACGACGCCTTGTGGCCGACGATGCTGCAGGAGGGCGAAGTCCCGGCCGGGTTCGCTACCCGGTGAACTCGCGCTGCCAGCGGATCCCACGTGTCCCGGACTCGCGTCCGAGATCCTGTCGTATATGTCTCCCCTCTCTCGTTCCCGACGAGCGCACTCCCGTCGGCGAGCCGAGTCCCGTCGGAACCTTGCCGGAGTTCCGTGGACGCGGCCCCGGCGTGCGCTCACCGACGAACGTAGCGCCCCACCCCTGCGAAATGTCCGATTCGGCACCGCCCGACGGCTGGTTGTCCACAGCCGGACACACATGTGGATAACATGTGCGGTTTCGTTGCTGCAGCGCCGAAATCGTCGGTGCAGCGCGATAGTGTCGAGACGGGGGGCGCCCCCGCGGGCCTCAGCCGAAAGTCGCCGGATCGGCGAAGTCAGCCGACCGGCAAGCAGCGACCAGACGCTCGACTTCCGGCCCCAAAGACCGGTCTTCGTCCACCGGCGGCACCACCGACCGCACCCACCGGTAACCCGCGCGAAGACCCGCCACCCCCGAACCGCCGGCGAGATACCGCGCCTGGGAAGCCGTGATCAGCTCACAGGCCGTGATCGCGAACAGATGCCCGGCCGCCGCGCGCAGTTGCTCCCCGGCCGCGGACGCAAACGCTTGCACATCCTCCTGACCAGCCGAGGTGTCAAGAGACCCCAACGTCGCCGGGGTCGCCAACCGGCGCAGTGCGTGCAGCTCGCCGACCGCGCGCTTGTGCAGCGGGACCAAGCCCGCCCGCGGCCCGGGGTCGGCCGTGAGCTGTGGCGGCAGCCCGCTGAACCGCTCGTCCAGCAACCGGTGCGTCCGCTGCACCGAGACCTCGCCGAGGTGCACCAGCGCGGCCGTCACCGCGTCCATCCGCAGCCCCAGGTCCACCGCGTGGTACCCGGTCCCCGGCACGAAAGCCCCGTCGACGAACGACGGCGAATCGCCCGGCATCGTCTCCCAGCGCCGCCGCGTCTCGTGCAGTTCGCCGTTGACGCGCGACGCGTGCGCCAGCGCCCGTGGCGCGACCCGGACCGAAAGCGGGGCCTGCACCACGCCGGACCGCACCGGGCCGGTGCCCACCAGCCCGGTCAGCTCGTCCAGCACCGCCCGCAGGTGGTCGTCGCCACCCGCCATCACCGGGGAAAACACCGCGCGCGGGGCGCCGAGGACGTCAATCGCCATCGCCGCGGTGAGCGTCTGCAAGGCGATGAGCCGCCGGGCTTCGGCCCAGCCCCGCCCTGCGTGCATCACGGCCAGCGGCGAGCCCTGGATCAGCGAAGCGCCTTCCTTCGGCCCCAGCACGTACGGCTCCGCACCACGCGCGGCAAGCGCCGAGGCGGCCGGCACCTCCACGCCGTCCTCCAGGACCGTGCCCAGCCCGAGGAACGTCTGGAACGCGTGCGCGAGCGCGATGATTTCGCCCGAACTGCCGAGCCCCGAACGCGGGACGGCGGGCGTGAACCCGTCGTTCAAGCGGTCCACCAGGAACTGCACCAGCTCGGCGCTCACCCCGGCCCACGGCCGCAGGAAGTCGCGCAGCCGGACGACGAGCAGCGCGCGGACGTCTTCGGGCGGCAGCCACGGCGGGCCGCCGACGGCGCGGCCGACCAGCAGGTTCCGCTGGTGCTCGGCCTGCTGGTCCGCGTCGAGCGCGACCCCCGCGAGACGGCCCATCCCCGTCGTCACCCCGTAGACCGGCTCGCCCGGCCGCGCCAAGGCTGTCAAGACCTCGTTCCGGCGCCGCCGCAACGCCGCTACCAGCGGTTTGTCCAGAACCAACCGTTCACTGTCGGCGAACTCGCTGTCGGAGACGATCATCGGTAGGGCAGCATGGTGCCAACGCCGGAAGCCTCGGCACGGGCGAGGATCATGTTCGCCACCGCAACGTCCGTTGTGGACAGACCGCGGTGCCAGAACAGGATCCGTTCGGCGTCGTGCTCGCGGCCGGGCTTCTTGCCCGCCACGACGTCGCCGATCTCGGCGTGGACTCT
Encoded proteins:
- a CDS encoding ABC transporter substrate-binding protein — encoded protein: MKTVRVLLAATLLAAGCTANASTSSDVDVVIGYQSKTINTVTAGTLLRSLGSFEKRLAELGNRDRKRYHVTWQDYSTGAPITAQMVAGKIDIGSMGDYPLLINGSRTQEFGDGRTKLVAATGYNLLGALNMVVVPPKSPAHTLADLRGKKISASIGSAGHGTTVHALQNVGIGPDDVHVQNQAPAVGASGLQSGAVDALGQFVAWPGQLVFANQARLLYDGSALNLPTWHGVVVRESYADTHHDVVTEFLRAQRDATDYLHRHPMDAALKVAAATKLPPEVVYLYNGAGGMVTFDLPLKRPLISALETDAPFLRSIGNIKRLDLGAFVDDRYLREIYGPAYGTAVSSSDNPAPVTGFDTTCSRPVTDPRTAGELWLAGETATHPAATPSCLLKAVAHAGKPVRAAYVPDAATGTRWFADKAVWVRDAGGALLPFTTEDGARAHLAGHPGSIVGYAQAVEESR
- a CDS encoding ABC transporter permease; translated protein: MTQTLDRQPAVTEAPPAPPRRRFGRLAVRAGSIVAALVVWELLTAFDVDLWLHFDRLPTPVEVARDLGYQLGTAVYYQDLLDSLRRIVTGFALAAVLGIALGTAIARSRGTSDVVQPLLEVVRPIPAIAVVPIAILLFPTNEQGIVFITFLAAFFPVVVSTRHAVRALPVVWEDAIRTMGGSRRRVLWNVVLPGALPGVFGGLSVGMGVSWICVISAEMISGEFGVGYRTWQAYTVVDYPGVIVGMLTIGLLGWVTSAAVELLGRRATRWLPRGENA
- a CDS encoding ABC transporter ATP-binding protein, with the protein product MSLRIENLTVHYGQRAVLSGIDLAVADAEILAVTGPSGCGKSTLLRTLAGLLPASSGRVLSAGTPVTGTSAERALVFQDDGLLPWRSVRRNVELPLSIRRVPRARRRVEAESWLDQVGLAGYEDHLPRELSGGMRQRVQLARTLAGSPRVILADEPFGALDAQTRTAMQRLLVEVWRKRPTTVVFVTHDVDEALFLADRVAVLTRDGRLAKVVGSSRPRTAEPAVAAERAEVLDGLVAA
- a CDS encoding fumarate reductase/succinate dehydrogenase flavoprotein subunit produces the protein MTFEAPPVSVRTHFETDVLVIGGGTAGTMAALTAAENGADVLLLEKAHVRHSGALAMGMDGVNNAVIPGKATPEDYVAEITRANDGVVNQSTVYQTARRGFAMVQRLEKYGVKFEKDEYGEYAVRRVHRSGSYVLPMPEGKDIKKVLYRVLRAKHMRERITIENRVMPVRVLTSGGRAVGAAGFNTRTGEFVTVSASAVILATGSCGRLGLPSSGYLYGTYENPTNAGDGYAMAYHAGAELSGIECFQINPLIKDYNGPACAYVANPFGGYQVNAAGDRFVDCDYWSGQMMAEVAREISSARGPIYLKLTHLPEETLGALENILHTTERPTRGTFHATRGHDYRTHDVEMHISEIGLCGGHSASGVWVDENGATTVPGLYAAGDLACVPHNYMIGAFVYGDLAGAHASRALRSRVPLPEDQIAAAHSLVYRPLSTPDGPPQQQVEYKLRRFVNDYVAPPKTTAKLEIALETFARMTGEIGAMGARTPHELMRCAEVTFIRDCAEMAARASLVRTESRWGLYHDRTDHPGRDDVSWLAHLNLRKTAAGEMEFVKRPVAPYVVPVPEFSVPEFAVEVLGTHTAFSGHTPPDVATAAPARTHSSPRVLEVVALAEEQPSLAVLSSYLADPDAEVRTTAIAVLTESAPDGFGPALVTALHDIDARVRAAAAAGLRELVEVLAPAPALGTGLRSALSVSDTDVRSVALDVLRALRLGDEPLFASLLGDPAVVVRLEAIRGLVSLDAASALASAAADGSREVRVAAATGLGTIGDPRSTGTVAALAADSDPLVRAAALTAAAELGCGGDLAQLAFAALADPAWQVRRGAATALGALAEPSEHLLGALEDEHPNVRRAAVQALGKWAAQPAVAARLRTRRTDSDADVRAYTRMALGG
- a CDS encoding MarR family transcriptional regulator, coding for MGSGAHRRSTVAVKDALRELRNQLALLNHQVSTKIALKDVDLDCLELIARHGPLSPSALARRAGLHPATMTGILDRLQKGGWIVRERDPEAADRRSVAVRAVRGRTAELFRLYAGMNTALDELCAGYSEDELALIAGFLRRATSAGQTATGALAGG
- a CDS encoding class I SAM-dependent methyltransferase, which translates into the protein MWQSGDAYEAYIGRWSRRIAETFVRQLAVPSSRRWLDVGCGTGALTSAVLAAADPVEVVGADPSEGFLKTARASVTDPRATFTVADARSLPFPADRFDVAVSGLVLNFVPEPPRAAAEIARVTALAGWPRPTSGTSPRAWS
- a CDS encoding ABC transporter substrate-binding protein, with amino-acid sequence MRWFRNASVVAVAVAATLGLAACGGSDSGDKPAAQSKGGAPIVVASFNFTDSQILAEIYAQALEAKGYPVTRKLNLGSRELIYPSLKSGELQFIPEYQGAAITTGFGKEAGKTAQEEHEQLAKLFEPSGVGLLNFAAAEDKNTYIVKSDLAKDKGIASISDLKKLDKVVMAGPPECEKRLPCFKGFTDVYKLTNITFQTIQEAGPRVEQLKSGAVTVIPVDSVSPLTGDPKYTVLKDDQNIVPTENVVPAVNKKVLDERGADFANAVNAVSAKLTTDVMRDLNKRVDADGEKAADVAKDWLGQAGL
- a CDS encoding ABC transporter permease, with amino-acid sequence MHVTTVTPLAADSGQPIFQWKWVDRNADDIVQRLVEHISLTATALGIGLVVSIGLALVSLRFRRAYGFILSTTGALYVIPSLGAFAVLRPFFGLTFTTAVIPLATYTLLILVRNIVTGIDQVPSEVREAATGMGFTRQRTLWQVELPLALPVVIAGLRVAAVTTIGLVTVTSMLGLGGLGYFIRHGIQNTTPNSTEIIVGIVLSVALAVAVDLVLWLGERLLTPWTRRVR